The following are encoded together in the Aerococcus mictus genome:
- the ppc gene encoding phosphoenolpyruvate carboxylase, which produces MPVKKLEANITQSMVKEEVHVLKEILDDTTHKMVGDQVFEMIQGLVDLSMKEDYKQLESVVAQLSNDEMVVVSRYFSILPLLINISEDVDFAYEINYQNNTDQDYLGKLALTIDRVSQSDQAKEILEHVNVVPVLTAHPTQVQRKTILELTNQIHHLLRKYHDVKAGVVNRDKWYTDLRRYVEIIMQTDIIREKKLTVRNEITNVTAYYNNSLIRAITKLSRQYRHLAAQKGIELDQAKPITMGMWIGGDRDGNPYVTAETLLLSATTQSEVILNYYIDKVHKLYRNFSLSTTLVDISPAMEALAAKSNDKSIYRENEPYRRAFHYIKAKLEQNLVEVKNGLKRDDQAPTPSYQNAEAFKADLLVIKESLLAHGEDALLTGDFNELVEAIDIFGFYLATIDMRQDSSVNEACVAELLKSAKIVDDYSSLSEPEKVKVLLKELLEDPRPLSSAHSEKSELLEKELKIFKTARFLKDQLGDQVIKQHIISHTESVSDMFELAIMLKEVGLVDPKQARVQIVPLFETIEDLENAQGIMEEFLSYDLVQNWIKANHGYQEVMLGYSDSNKDGGYLSSVWTLYKVQQELTQLGEDHGIKITFIHGRGGTVGRGGGPSYEAVTSQPFGSIKDRIRLTEQGEIIENKYGNQDVAYYNLEMLVSAAISRIVPGSVDKKADVEDFYQDMDDIVHYSNGVYRHLVFDTPEFYDYFFEATPIKEVSSLNIGSRPAARKTITEISGLRAIPWVFSWSQTRIMFPGWYGVGSAFKHFIDQDAGNLEKLQAMYQSWPFFHSLLSNVDMVLSKSNMNIAEQYAQLAESEEVRAVFTTIRDEWQLTKDILLAIENHNEFLATNPSLRASLDYRLPYFNVLNYIQIELIKRLRHNELDEDYEKLIHTTINGIATGLRNSG; this is translated from the coding sequence GTGCCAGTCAAAAAGTTGGAAGCCAATATCACCCAATCCATGGTCAAAGAAGAAGTTCATGTCTTAAAGGAAATCCTTGATGACACCACCCATAAGATGGTGGGGGACCAAGTCTTTGAAATGATCCAAGGTTTGGTTGACCTCTCCATGAAAGAAGACTACAAGCAACTGGAAAGTGTCGTCGCCCAGCTCAGTAACGATGAAATGGTGGTTGTTTCCCGCTATTTTTCGATTTTGCCGCTACTAATTAATATTTCTGAAGATGTCGATTTCGCCTATGAAATCAACTATCAAAACAATACCGACCAAGACTACCTGGGTAAACTCGCCTTAACCATTGACCGGGTCAGCCAAAGTGACCAGGCCAAGGAAATTCTCGAACACGTCAATGTGGTTCCCGTCCTAACGGCCCATCCGACCCAAGTCCAACGTAAGACCATACTGGAATTGACCAATCAAATCCACCACCTCTTGCGTAAGTACCATGACGTCAAAGCTGGCGTAGTTAACCGCGACAAATGGTATACCGACTTGCGCCGCTATGTTGAAATTATTATGCAGACGGACATTATCCGGGAAAAGAAACTCACCGTCCGTAATGAAATCACCAATGTGACCGCCTACTATAACAATTCCTTAATCCGGGCCATCACCAAGTTGAGCCGGCAATACCGCCACTTAGCGGCTCAAAAGGGGATCGAGCTCGACCAAGCCAAACCCATCACCATGGGTATGTGGATTGGGGGCGACCGCGACGGCAACCCTTACGTTACCGCCGAAACCTTGCTTCTGTCTGCCACCACCCAAAGCGAAGTCATCCTCAATTACTACATTGACAAGGTCCATAAACTCTACCGCAACTTCTCCCTGTCCACTACCCTAGTAGACATTAGCCCCGCCATGGAAGCTTTGGCAGCCAAGTCTAATGACAAGTCCATTTACCGGGAGAATGAGCCTTACCGCCGGGCTTTCCACTATATCAAGGCTAAACTCGAACAGAACTTAGTCGAAGTCAAAAACGGCCTAAAAAGAGATGACCAGGCCCCAACCCCAAGCTACCAAAATGCGGAAGCCTTTAAAGCTGACCTCTTAGTGATTAAGGAGTCACTACTAGCCCATGGCGAAGACGCTCTTTTAACCGGGGACTTCAATGAGTTAGTAGAAGCCATCGATATTTTTGGCTTTTACCTAGCCACTATCGATATGCGTCAAGATTCCAGTGTCAATGAAGCCTGCGTGGCGGAATTATTGAAGTCAGCTAAGATCGTCGACGACTATTCCTCGCTCTCGGAACCAGAAAAAGTTAAAGTCCTCCTCAAAGAATTACTGGAAGACCCCAGACCTCTATCTTCGGCCCATAGCGAAAAATCTGAGCTCTTGGAAAAAGAACTGAAAATCTTTAAGACCGCCCGTTTCTTAAAAGACCAACTGGGCGACCAAGTGATCAAGCAACATATTATCTCCCACACCGAGAGTGTCTCGGATATGTTCGAACTGGCCATTATGCTTAAGGAAGTAGGCCTGGTTGATCCTAAACAAGCTCGGGTCCAAATCGTTCCCCTCTTTGAAACCATCGAAGACTTGGAAAACGCCCAAGGAATTATGGAAGAATTTCTCAGCTATGACCTGGTTCAAAACTGGATCAAAGCCAACCATGGCTACCAAGAAGTCATGCTGGGTTACTCTGACAGTAACAAGGACGGTGGTTACCTATCCTCCGTTTGGACCCTTTACAAGGTTCAACAAGAACTGACCCAACTCGGTGAAGACCACGGGATTAAGATCACCTTTATCCATGGTCGGGGCGGTACCGTGGGTCGTGGGGGTGGCCCTTCCTATGAAGCGGTCACTTCCCAACCTTTCGGCTCCATCAAGGACCGGATCCGTTTGACCGAACAAGGAGAAATTATTGAGAATAAATACGGTAACCAAGATGTGGCCTACTACAACCTGGAAATGTTAGTGTCGGCCGCCATTAGTCGGATCGTGCCGGGCTCCGTTGATAAGAAGGCTGACGTGGAAGACTTCTACCAAGACATGGATGACATTGTCCACTATTCCAACGGGGTTTACCGCCACTTAGTCTTTGATACGCCGGAATTCTATGACTATTTCTTTGAAGCCACACCAATTAAGGAAGTATCCAGCTTAAATATCGGGTCCCGTCCGGCTGCTCGTAAGACCATCACGGAAATCTCTGGTCTTCGGGCGATCCCCTGGGTCTTCTCCTGGTCCCAAACCCGGATCATGTTCCCAGGCTGGTATGGAGTTGGTTCCGCCTTCAAACACTTTATCGACCAAGATGCAGGCAACCTGGAAAAACTCCAAGCTATGTACCAAAGCTGGCCCTTCTTCCATTCCTTACTGTCCAATGTGGACATGGTTTTATCCAAGTCCAACATGAATATCGCCGAGCAATACGCTCAATTGGCAGAAAGCGAAGAAGTCCGCGCCGTCTTTACCACCATTCGCGATGAATGGCAATTAACCAAAGATATTCTCTTAGCCATTGAAAACCATAACGAATTCCTGGCTACCAACCCCTCCTTACGGGCCAGCCTGGACTATCGTCTCCCTTACTTCAATGTCCTAAACTACATTCAAATTGAATTGATCAAACGCCTCCGTCATAATGAACTGGATGAAGACTACGAAAAACTCATCCATACCACCATTAACGGAATCGCCACCGGTTTACGTAACTCCGGTTGA
- a CDS encoding DUF1129 domain-containing protein has product MFNQDKKTDQAAERQAQLDQYEAENKTLYPQLTKRNKEFVFQFEKAIKDKDLRGRNKTEVLHEILTSLVETQASGQTAQQLYGQPYQYAEELEKQPTAKELAPAPFWMHWVEGALFVGGLFSIIAGLSALLSNNQANSATAFGPAALVVNFVMGGLAMAVLNQYSPDMSQEKGKRGIGRYILLSVLVVGLWMLILVGALAILPPSWNGALPPFAYLAIGALAFLARWWFQGQFMGKN; this is encoded by the coding sequence GTGTTCAATCAAGATAAAAAAACCGACCAAGCAGCCGAACGCCAGGCCCAACTCGACCAATATGAAGCCGAAAATAAGACCCTCTATCCTCAATTAACCAAGCGCAATAAGGAATTTGTCTTCCAATTTGAAAAGGCCATTAAAGATAAGGACTTACGCGGTCGGAATAAGACCGAAGTCCTCCATGAGATCTTAACCAGCTTGGTGGAGACTCAAGCGAGTGGCCAAACCGCCCAACAGCTCTACGGTCAACCCTACCAATACGCCGAAGAATTGGAAAAACAACCCACCGCTAAGGAATTAGCCCCTGCACCTTTCTGGATGCATTGGGTAGAAGGGGCCCTCTTTGTGGGCGGACTCTTCTCTATTATCGCTGGCTTGTCAGCCCTATTATCCAATAACCAAGCTAACTCAGCCACCGCCTTTGGGCCGGCTGCTTTGGTGGTTAACTTTGTCATGGGGGGCTTAGCGATGGCAGTCTTAAACCAATACAGTCCCGACATGAGTCAAGAAAAGGGCAAACGCGGCATTGGTCGCTATATCTTGCTCTCGGTTCTAGTGGTCGGCTTGTGGATGCTGATCTTGGTCGGCGCCCTAGCTATCTTACCTCCATCCTGGAACGGGGCCTTACCGCCTTTCGCATATCTCGCCATCGGTGCCCTAGCCTTCCTTGCCCGCTGGTGGTTCCAAGGACAATTTATGGGGAAGAATTAA
- the ychF gene encoding redox-regulated ATPase YchF, giving the protein MPLTAGIVGLPNVGKSTLFNAITKSQVEAANYPFATIDPNVGVVEVPDQRLWKLSEIYQPKKTIPTTFEFTDIAGIVKGASKGEGLGNKFLANIREVDAICHVVRCFDDGNITHVSGGINPQDDIETINLELVLADLESVNKRYEKAVKMAKSKDHDAVTEANTLKKLKEALEAGKPARTVDFNEEEEAVAKQLFLLTMKPVLYVANVSEDDASDGDNDYVKQVRQLAQAEGSEVVVVSAKLEEDLATMDEEDRDMFLEDLGMDQSGLDVLIQQAYKLLGLATYFTAGEQEVRAWTFKKGMHAPQAAGIIHSDFERGFIRAETVHYDDLVEYGSIQACKEAGRYRSEGKDYEVQDGDVMLFRFNV; this is encoded by the coding sequence ATGCCTTTAACAGCAGGAATCGTGGGTTTGCCTAATGTGGGGAAATCTACCTTATTTAACGCCATAACCAAGTCCCAAGTGGAAGCCGCTAACTACCCATTTGCGACCATTGACCCTAATGTGGGGGTTGTGGAAGTGCCCGACCAACGTTTGTGGAAGCTTAGTGAAATCTACCAACCTAAAAAGACCATCCCAACTACCTTTGAATTTACCGATATTGCCGGGATTGTTAAGGGGGCCAGCAAGGGGGAAGGATTAGGCAACAAGTTCTTAGCTAACATCCGGGAAGTGGACGCCATCTGCCACGTGGTCCGTTGCTTTGATGACGGGAACATTACCCACGTCTCTGGCGGCATCAACCCCCAAGATGACATCGAAACCATTAACTTGGAATTAGTCCTAGCTGACTTGGAAAGTGTCAATAAGCGCTATGAAAAAGCGGTAAAAATGGCTAAGTCTAAAGACCACGATGCCGTGACCGAGGCCAACACCCTGAAGAAATTAAAGGAAGCCTTAGAAGCGGGGAAACCAGCCCGGACCGTTGACTTCAACGAAGAAGAAGAGGCGGTAGCTAAGCAATTATTCCTCTTAACCATGAAACCGGTCCTCTATGTGGCTAACGTCAGCGAAGATGATGCTAGTGATGGGGACAATGACTATGTCAAGCAAGTCCGCCAATTAGCCCAAGCAGAAGGGTCCGAAGTGGTGGTGGTTTCAGCTAAGTTAGAAGAAGACCTAGCCACCATGGATGAGGAAGACCGCGACATGTTCCTAGAAGACTTGGGCATGGACCAATCCGGCTTAGATGTCTTGATCCAACAAGCTTACAAGTTACTAGGACTAGCCACCTACTTTACGGCCGGGGAACAAGAAGTCCGGGCCTGGACCTTTAAGAAGGGCATGCATGCGCCTCAAGCAGCGGGGATTATTCACTCCGACTTTGAACGTGGTTTTATTCGTGCAGAAACCGTCCACTACGATGATTTGGTCGAATACGGCAGTATCCAAGCCTGCAAGGAAGCTGGCCGCTACCGTTCGGAAGGCAAGGACTATGAGGTCCAAGACGGCGACGTCATGCTCTTCCGCTTCAATGTTTAG
- a CDS encoding DUF951 domain-containing protein produces the protein MAEKNYDLNDIVEMKKPHPCKTNAWKLIRMGADIRMKCQGCGQSVMMPRREFEKKMKKVIGHDDQGK, from the coding sequence ATGGCTGAAAAGAATTATGATTTAAATGATATTGTGGAAATGAAGAAGCCCCATCCGTGTAAGACCAATGCCTGGAAGTTGATCCGAATGGGGGCTGATATCCGCATGAAGTGCCAAGGCTGCGGTCAATCTGTCATGATGCCGCGTCGTGAATTTGAAAAGAAAATGAAAAAAGTCATTGGCCATGATGACCAAGGCAAGTAA
- a CDS encoding ParB/RepB/Spo0J family partition protein, with protein MTNKKNRGLGKGIGALFPGDSFDNEATDLTQQAQAIDQEAQEAEASESGPGESHKDQVQEIPLDEIRPNPYQPRTEFDPSALQELADSIEEQGLLQPITLRKSAIKGYEIIAGERRFRAMKLAGYDTIPALVREMTDAQMIETAIIENLQREDLTPLEEAQAYRNLMDELDLTQAEAAKRLGKSRSHLANTLRLLDLNEDVKELLQNQKLSMGQARTLLGLKNKKDQSRLAKKVVDEGITVRHLEKMVQNLNEPVQPAPKVANNKAEKPTYLLEGEEHLMDKFGTNVQIKPKGQAGKIEIEYLSQEDLTRILDILDIRFDD; from the coding sequence ATGACCAATAAGAAAAATCGCGGCTTGGGTAAGGGGATTGGGGCCCTCTTTCCCGGAGACTCCTTCGATAATGAAGCCACCGACCTGACTCAACAGGCTCAAGCCATCGACCAAGAAGCCCAAGAGGCCGAAGCGAGTGAGAGCGGCCCAGGAGAAAGTCACAAAGACCAGGTCCAAGAGATTCCTCTTGATGAGATTCGTCCCAACCCCTACCAACCACGGACCGAATTTGACCCCAGCGCCCTGCAAGAATTAGCTGATTCCATTGAAGAACAAGGGCTCTTACAACCCATTACCCTGAGAAAGTCAGCCATTAAGGGCTATGAAATTATTGCCGGGGAACGCCGCTTCCGGGCCATGAAACTAGCGGGTTATGATACGATTCCAGCCCTAGTCCGGGAAATGACCGACGCTCAAATGATCGAGACCGCCATCATTGAAAACCTGCAACGTGAAGATCTGACGCCCCTAGAAGAGGCTCAGGCCTACCGCAACTTAATGGATGAACTCGACCTGACCCAGGCTGAAGCCGCCAAACGTCTCGGCAAGAGCCGGTCCCACCTGGCCAATACCTTGAGACTCTTAGACTTAAATGAAGATGTCAAAGAGCTCCTCCAAAACCAAAAACTTTCCATGGGCCAAGCCCGGACCTTGTTAGGGTTGAAAAATAAGAAAGACCAAAGCCGCCTGGCCAAGAAAGTGGTTGATGAAGGGATAACCGTCCGCCACTTGGAGAAAATGGTTCAAAACCTTAACGAACCGGTCCAACCAGCTCCCAAAGTGGCCAATAATAAGGCCGAAAAGCCAACTTATTTACTCGAAGGAGAAGAGCACCTCATGGATAAGTTCGGCACCAATGTGCAGATTAAACCCAAGGGCCAAGCCGGCAAGATTGAAATTGAATACCTATCCCAAGAAGACCTCACCCGGATCTTGGATATTTTAGACATTCGTTTTGATGATTGA
- a CDS encoding ParA family protein: MGKVIAIANQKGGVGKTTTAVNLAAALAYSDKQVLLVDSDAQGNATSGLGISKAEVERDIYDVLVNDVDMATTIQQSSRENLVLVPATIQLAGAEVELTNLPHREARMKQAIDGVKENYDYVIIDCPPSLGHLTINAFTAADAILIPVQSEYYALEGLSQLLNTIQLVQKHFNPHLKIEGVLMTMFDSRTNLANEVVEEVRKYFGDKVYNTLIPRNVRLSEAPSYGQSIIDYDMSSKGAQVYLQLAKEVLANDQ; this comes from the coding sequence ATGGGGAAGGTCATTGCCATTGCCAATCAAAAAGGCGGCGTCGGTAAAACGACAACAGCAGTCAATTTAGCTGCTGCACTGGCTTATTCAGACAAACAAGTGCTCTTAGTCGATAGTGATGCCCAGGGAAATGCCACCAGTGGTTTAGGCATCTCTAAGGCGGAAGTCGAACGGGATATTTATGACGTTTTAGTCAATGATGTGGATATGGCGACTACCATCCAGCAATCATCGCGGGAAAACCTGGTCCTGGTCCCAGCCACCATCCAATTAGCGGGAGCGGAAGTGGAACTCACTAACCTCCCCCACCGGGAAGCCCGGATGAAGCAGGCCATTGATGGGGTCAAGGAAAATTACGACTATGTCATTATCGATTGCCCACCATCCTTGGGCCACTTGACCATTAATGCCTTTACCGCGGCGGATGCGATCTTGATTCCGGTACAGAGTGAATACTATGCCCTGGAAGGCTTGAGCCAGTTGCTTAATACCATTCAATTGGTCCAAAAACATTTTAACCCCCACTTGAAGATTGAAGGGGTCTTGATGACCATGTTCGACTCACGGACCAACCTGGCCAACGAAGTGGTGGAAGAAGTTCGCAAATACTTTGGTGACAAGGTCTATAACACCTTGATCCCGCGTAATGTGCGTTTGTCGGAAGCGCCCTCCTATGGCCAATCGATTATTGATTACGATATGAGTTCCAAAGGGGCGCAAGTCTACCTACAACTGGCAAAGGAAGTGCTCGCAAATGACCAATAA
- a CDS encoding ABC transporter ATP-binding protein produces MIKIDHVTKSFKNKKGIFDLSLEVDAGQVMGFIGPNGAGKSTTIRHLMGFLKADSGSLTINGYDCWQEADRVKDKLGYLPGEIVFPSGLSAQDFLAMQGKIHHDPNPSRAQSLIERFHLNMDIPIPKMSKGMKQKLALVACFMCDPDIIILDEPSTGLDPLMQEELIQLLKEEKAKGKTIFLSSHVLEEVERIADDICIIKAGRIVKELSIAELHAEMQDFLLVKLGDKEGLSPNLSGVEDLGNQTYRLALLGDCNHLVRELAQHDILALDCEKVTLREIFQKYYGEGE; encoded by the coding sequence TTGATTAAAATTGATCATGTGACCAAGTCTTTTAAGAATAAGAAGGGTATCTTTGACCTTAGCCTTGAAGTCGATGCCGGACAAGTGATGGGTTTTATCGGACCGAATGGGGCGGGAAAATCGACCACTATCCGCCATCTGATGGGATTTTTAAAGGCAGACTCGGGGTCTTTGACTATTAATGGTTATGATTGCTGGCAGGAAGCAGACCGGGTCAAGGATAAGCTGGGTTACTTGCCTGGAGAAATTGTCTTTCCCAGTGGCTTATCAGCCCAAGATTTCCTGGCTATGCAGGGGAAGATCCACCATGACCCAAATCCCAGCCGGGCTCAAAGTCTAATCGAGCGTTTCCATTTAAACATGGACATTCCTATCCCCAAGATGTCCAAGGGGATGAAGCAGAAACTGGCCCTGGTGGCTTGCTTTATGTGTGATCCTGACATTATTATCTTGGATGAACCCAGTACGGGCCTAGATCCCCTCATGCAGGAAGAATTGATCCAGCTCTTAAAGGAGGAAAAGGCCAAGGGGAAAACCATCTTTCTCTCTTCCCATGTCTTGGAGGAGGTTGAGCGGATTGCGGATGACATTTGTATCATCAAAGCGGGAAGAATCGTTAAAGAACTCTCAATCGCAGAACTCCATGCGGAAATGCAAGACTTTTTGCTAGTGAAGTTGGGCGATAAGGAAGGCCTTAGTCCCAACCTAAGTGGGGTCGAGGACTTAGGAAATCAGACTTACCGGCTGGCTCTTTTGGGCGATTGCAATCACCTAGTCCGCGAATTAGCCCAACACGACATTCTTGCTTTGGATTGTGAAAAGGTGACTTTACGCGAGATTTTTCAAAAATATTACGGGGAGGGCGAATAA
- a CDS encoding putative polysaccharide biosynthesis protein: MPKNEKDLETIDQEARAKAKLNEGSAWMSISSMVSRIIGVLYIIPWMRWIGDPHTGTQANALYSIGYNYYLIFLSVAIAGVPAAISKQMTNYMARGEYGTSRRLFKSGTILMTITGLVCALLLYLAAPALSQNLPAASEEDVVLVIRSLVPALAVIPLLSILRGGFQAYLEMKQSAISQVTEQIARVAYMLVAVYVIRQLLDGSVAAAVGHSTFAAFIGAVVAIITLVFYYIRDKDQYQMPEGYVDTNTVSTKSLLFEIVRVAIPFVITGSIVEAINLIDMNTYMPMMQQVSDLPHDQLVYQYGVFNANARRVIQIILSFATAIASTSVPVVTDTYIRELTHYRRAKLTQKVKASFTKTREVILHTLNLFSLVMLPASLGMALVAGPVYQLLYGIYDPLGEWYLQVSSVMAIPMGLFSVLVMVLQAMDDQKRAMIGIVFGVAMKLIVQFPLLAVFGSEGAMYASILAFVYMCVYYLLVIRSQVKLGAKAILSRLSGALKASGLMLLADGLLLIFFKVVIGAPNRLGAIVELLVLASVGVIVYVAAIAKGRQLDVIIGHKQAERLRKFFHIA; the protein is encoded by the coding sequence ATGCCAAAAAATGAAAAAGACCTGGAAACCATCGACCAGGAAGCACGCGCAAAAGCCAAATTGAATGAAGGATCGGCCTGGATGTCCATATCCAGTATGGTCTCACGGATCATCGGGGTCCTCTATATTATTCCTTGGATGCGTTGGATTGGAGACCCCCATACGGGAACCCAGGCCAATGCCTTGTATAGTATTGGTTACAATTATTATTTGATTTTCTTATCGGTGGCCATTGCTGGCGTGCCGGCCGCCATTTCTAAGCAGATGACCAATTACATGGCCCGGGGAGAATATGGGACCAGTCGCCGGCTCTTTAAGAGTGGGACCATTCTAATGACCATCACCGGTCTAGTCTGTGCCCTCCTCCTTTACCTGGCAGCGCCGGCCCTGTCGCAGAATTTACCTGCGGCTAGCGAAGAGGATGTGGTCTTAGTCATCCGCTCTTTGGTGCCGGCCTTGGCCGTGATCCCCCTCTTATCTATTCTTAGAGGGGGCTTTCAAGCCTATCTGGAGATGAAGCAGAGTGCCATCTCCCAGGTGACCGAGCAGATCGCCCGGGTAGCCTATATGCTGGTGGCGGTTTATGTGATCCGCCAACTCTTAGATGGCTCGGTGGCGGCAGCGGTTGGACACTCCACCTTTGCGGCCTTTATCGGTGCGGTGGTAGCCATTATCACTTTGGTTTTCTATTATATCCGTGATAAGGACCAGTACCAGATGCCAGAAGGTTATGTGGATACCAATACGGTGTCTACCAAAAGCCTCTTATTCGAGATTGTCCGGGTGGCCATTCCCTTTGTCATCACCGGGTCAATTGTTGAAGCCATCAATTTGATCGATATGAATACCTATATGCCGATGATGCAGCAGGTGAGTGACTTACCCCATGATCAACTAGTCTACCAATATGGGGTCTTCAACGCTAATGCGCGGCGGGTGATTCAAATCATCCTCTCCTTTGCGACCGCCATTGCTTCGACTTCGGTTCCAGTGGTGACCGATACCTATATTCGGGAATTGACCCACTACCGCCGGGCCAAGTTGACACAAAAGGTCAAGGCCAGCTTCACCAAAACTCGGGAAGTGATCTTACATACCTTGAATCTTTTCAGTCTAGTTATGTTACCGGCTTCCTTGGGGATGGCCCTGGTTGCTGGTCCGGTTTACCAACTCCTCTATGGGATTTATGACCCCCTAGGTGAATGGTACTTACAGGTCTCTTCAGTGATGGCGATTCCCATGGGACTCTTCTCGGTTTTAGTGATGGTTCTCCAAGCCATGGATGACCAAAAACGGGCCATGATTGGGATTGTCTTTGGGGTAGCGATGAAGTTGATCGTTCAATTTCCGCTCCTGGCGGTCTTTGGTAGTGAGGGGGCTATGTATGCCTCCATCTTGGCCTTCGTCTATATGTGTGTTTACTACCTACTGGTCATTCGCTCGCAGGTAAAGTTAGGAGCCAAGGCGATCTTGTCGCGCTTATCAGGGGCTCTGAAGGCGAGTGGACTCATGCTACTGGCTGATGGTCTACTCTTGATCTTTTTCAAGGTCGTTATCGGCGCCCCTAATCGCTTGGGCGCCATAGTGGAATTACTAGTACTGGCTAGTGTGGGTGTTATCGTTTATGTCGCCGCTATCGCTAAGGGCCGGCAACTGGATGTCATTATCGGTCACAAGCAGGCAGAACGTCTGCGCAAGTTTTTCCATATCGCTTAA
- a CDS encoding peptidoglycan bridge formation glycyltransferase FemA/FemB family protein, producing MIFKEISADQLEHFQQKQPDRHFFTQGADYQRLAESNQTTSKILAVVEGESLLAYATFIYYPYKKFFYKVTTQFGPIMDYTNQDLVDFYFHHLKNYFKKNWRVLCVRVNPFLNERYFSDVDFIEDNPQANEVDKILQAEGYIKTDHDLFDDPTLATRCVFSKDLTGLTKDNLLKHVSQIARYTINRTIKEGVQVRPLNIYDEADCKILDAINQETSERIGFELRDAKYFKNLKNILKDDLILALAYIDCDYFLIQTKETIAKLKEERQDLEDKLALGKVNPKKTKNKIRELNENIGIWEKKIEKIQKLKEEEGNIVNLACASFIQSAEDFIYFSSGAFSKFTRFEGPYAILYRMLLEAIDKDFSYFNFYGTSSDFSEEGPDYGVLQFKRNFKGNIEWFMANYELRNALGKIVSW from the coding sequence ATGATTTTTAAAGAAATTTCAGCCGATCAACTTGAACACTTTCAACAAAAGCAGCCCGACCGTCACTTCTTTACCCAGGGCGCTGACTACCAACGCCTGGCCGAAAGCAACCAGACCACTTCCAAAATCCTGGCGGTCGTCGAAGGCGAGTCCCTACTGGCTTATGCCACCTTCATCTACTACCCCTACAAAAAGTTTTTCTACAAGGTGACCACCCAATTCGGTCCCATTATGGATTACACTAACCAAGACCTGGTCGATTTCTACTTCCACCACTTAAAAAATTACTTTAAGAAGAATTGGCGGGTCCTCTGTGTCCGGGTCAACCCCTTCCTCAATGAACGCTACTTCTCCGATGTCGACTTTATCGAGGATAATCCCCAAGCAAATGAGGTAGATAAGATCCTTCAGGCGGAAGGCTATATTAAAACTGACCATGACCTCTTCGATGATCCCACCCTGGCCACTCGTTGCGTCTTTTCCAAGGATTTGACCGGACTCACTAAGGATAATCTCCTGAAGCATGTCTCGCAAATTGCCCGCTACACCATCAACCGCACTATCAAGGAAGGCGTGCAAGTGCGGCCACTAAATATTTACGATGAAGCGGACTGTAAAATCCTCGATGCCATCAACCAAGAGACCTCAGAGCGGATTGGTTTTGAACTTAGAGACGCTAAATACTTCAAAAATCTCAAAAACATCCTCAAAGACGACCTCATCCTCGCCCTGGCCTATATTGATTGTGACTACTTCCTGATCCAAACCAAAGAGACCATCGCCAAGCTCAAAGAAGAACGTCAGGACCTGGAAGACAAACTCGCCCTGGGTAAGGTCAACCCTAAAAAGACCAAGAATAAAATCCGCGAGCTCAATGAAAATATCGGTATTTGGGAAAAGAAAATTGAAAAGATCCAAAAGTTGAAGGAAGAAGAAGGCAATATCGTCAACCTGGCCTGCGCCAGCTTTATCCAATCGGCTGAGGACTTTATTTACTTCTCCAGTGGCGCCTTCAGCAAGTTTACCCGCTTTGAAGGGCCCTACGCCATCCTCTACCGTATGCTCCTAGAGGCCATTGACAAGGACTTTAGCTACTTTAATTTCTATGGGACCAGTAGCGACTTTTCTGAAGAGGGACCTGATTACGGCGTCCTCCAATTCAAGCGTAACTTCAAGGGGAATATTGAATGGTTCATGGCCAACTACGAATTAAGAAATGCCCTAGGGAAAATTGTTTCTTGGTAA